A section of the bacterium genome encodes:
- a CDS encoding sodium-translocating pyrophosphatase, translated as MNRLRSQWWVRLCVALAVFGFGAGAAMASEADLNLPDLGAVHFSALGGISGTSLMLIGIGVCFLGLGFGLIQYVKTEKLPVHKSMSDVSAIIWETCKSYLAQQGKFLAILWALIGVCMIYYFLVLQKMQWGSVMLILAASVLGILGSYGVAWFGMRINTFANSRSAFAALRGTPWDALAIPMRSGMSVGMLLITVELFFMICILVFLPSELRGPCFIGFAIGESLGASALRICGGIFTKIADIGSDLMKIVFKLPEDDPKNPGVIADCTGDNAGDSVGPTADGFETYGVTGVALITFLALVLGAGTLCAQMIVWIFVMRILMIISALAAYTANDMHFTSKLKNAKEFDPEHPLTVLVWLTSIVCIIVTYIASYFLLGDITVPKTIAGVVTQVAQPNLWWVLSTIISCGTIAGALIPEFTKVFTSTNAIHVKEVVTASKQGGASLNILSGFVAGNFSAFWEGLTMLVLMLGAALLAGHPAVASLMPAGLEFAAPIFAFGLVAFGFLGMGPVTIAVDSFGPVSDNAQSVYELSRIESIPGIEKEIEKEFGFKPDFENAKLNLERNDGAGNTFKATAKPVLIGTAVVGATTMIFGIILMLGKTKAYELAKAAADKAGVAFDHTLALTAAQTTDGVNSVITSLSLVQPEIVLGLLMGGAVIYWFTGAATQAVVTGSYRAVVYIKENMNLNAETASIKDSKEVVKICTIYAQKGMFNIFVAIFCFALSLAFFNPFFFIGYLISIAFFGLYQAIFMANAGGAWDNAKKIVEVDLRAKGTDLHAATVVGDTVGDPFKDTSSVAMNPIIKFTTLFGLLATEIAVAMTNSTMKYAIGAVIFTVALVFVYRSFYCMRIPEDK; from the coding sequence ATGAATAGGTTGCGTTCACAGTGGTGGGTACGTTTGTGTGTGGCGTTGGCGGTCTTTGGATTCGGGGCAGGCGCGGCAATGGCCAGCGAAGCTGACCTGAATCTTCCTGATCTGGGAGCAGTTCACTTTTCCGCATTGGGCGGCATTTCCGGAACGAGCCTGATGTTGATCGGGATCGGCGTCTGTTTTCTCGGCTTGGGCTTCGGGTTGATCCAATACGTCAAAACAGAGAAACTGCCGGTACACAAGTCGATGAGCGACGTGTCGGCGATCATCTGGGAAACCTGCAAGAGCTATCTGGCCCAGCAGGGAAAATTCCTGGCGATCCTCTGGGCGCTGATTGGCGTCTGTATGATTTACTATTTCCTGGTTCTGCAGAAGATGCAGTGGGGAAGTGTGATGTTGATTCTGGCGGCCTCGGTACTGGGTATTCTCGGTTCCTACGGGGTGGCCTGGTTCGGCATGCGCATCAATACGTTTGCCAACAGCCGGTCGGCCTTTGCCGCGTTGCGGGGCACCCCCTGGGACGCTCTGGCCATTCCGATGCGCTCGGGTATGAGCGTGGGAATGCTGTTGATCACCGTGGAACTGTTCTTCATGATCTGCATCCTGGTGTTCCTTCCCTCCGAGTTGCGCGGTCCCTGCTTTATCGGGTTCGCCATCGGGGAATCCCTGGGGGCATCGGCCCTCCGTATCTGCGGTGGTATTTTCACCAAGATTGCGGATATCGGTTCCGACCTGATGAAGATCGTGTTCAAGCTTCCTGAAGACGATCCCAAGAATCCCGGTGTGATTGCCGACTGTACCGGTGACAATGCCGGCGACAGCGTTGGCCCGACGGCTGACGGGTTTGAAACCTACGGGGTGACCGGGGTTGCGCTGATCACGTTCCTGGCCTTGGTGCTCGGGGCCGGTACGCTCTGTGCCCAGATGATCGTCTGGATCTTCGTGATGCGTATTCTGATGATCATTTCCGCCCTGGCCGCTTATACCGCCAACGACATGCACTTCACCTCGAAGTTGAAGAATGCCAAGGAATTTGACCCGGAGCATCCCCTGACGGTGTTGGTGTGGTTGACCTCCATTGTCTGTATCATCGTCACCTACATCGCCAGCTATTTCCTGTTGGGCGACATCACGGTGCCCAAGACGATCGCGGGTGTGGTCACCCAGGTCGCCCAGCCGAACCTCTGGTGGGTGCTTTCCACGATCATTTCCTGCGGCACGATTGCCGGAGCCCTGATCCCCGAGTTCACCAAGGTGTTCACCAGCACGAACGCGATCCATGTGAAGGAAGTGGTCACCGCCTCCAAGCAGGGGGGCGCCTCCCTGAACATCCTGTCAGGGTTTGTGGCGGGTAACTTCTCGGCGTTCTGGGAAGGTCTGACCATGCTGGTGCTGATGTTGGGTGCGGCCTTGTTGGCGGGTCACCCGGCAGTGGCCAGCTTGATGCCGGCCGGTCTGGAATTTGCGGCCCCCATCTTCGCGTTCGGTCTGGTCGCCTTCGGGTTCCTGGGCATGGGCCCGGTCACCATCGCGGTCGACAGCTTCGGTCCGGTGTCGGACAATGCCCAGTCGGTGTACGAACTGAGCCGCATTGAGTCCATCCCCGGCATTGAGAAGGAAATCGAGAAGGAGTTCGGGTTCAAGCCTGACTTTGAAAACGCCAAGCTCAACCTGGAGCGGAACGATGGCGCGGGCAATACCTTCAAGGCGACTGCCAAGCCGGTGTTGATCGGTACCGCCGTTGTCGGGGCCACGACCATGATCTTCGGCATCATCCTGATGCTCGGCAAGACCAAGGCGTATGAGTTGGCGAAGGCGGCAGCGGACAAGGCCGGCGTGGCCTTTGACCATACCCTCGCGCTGACGGCCGCCCAGACCACGGACGGGGTCAATTCGGTGATCACCAGCCTGAGTCTGGTGCAGCCCGAGATCGTCCTCGGCCTCCTCATGGGTGGTGCGGTGATCTACTGGTTTACCGGTGCGGCCACGCAGGCGGTGGTGACAGGGTCCTATCGCGCAGTGGTGTACATCAAGGAGAACATGAACCTGAACGCCGAGACGGCTTCGATCAAGGACAGCAAAGAAGTGGTGAAGATCTGCACGATTTACGCGCAGAAGGGGATGTTCAACATCTTCGTCGCCATCTTCTGTTTCGCCTTGTCGCTGGCCTTCTTCAATCCGTTCTTCTTCATTGGCTACCTGATCTCCATCGCCTTCTTTGGTCTGTACCAGGCCATTTTCATGGCGAACGCCGGTGGCGCCTGGGATAACGCCAAGAAGATCGTGGAAGTCGATCTGCGGGCCAAGGGCACGGATCTGCACGCGGCCACCGTGGTAGGCGATACGGTCGGTGACCCCTTCAAAGACACCTCGTCGGTGGCGATGAACCCGATCATCAAGTTCACGACCCTGTTCGGTCTGCTGGCGACGGAAATTGCCGTGGCCATGACGAACTCGACCATGAAGTATGCCATCGGCGCCGTGATCTTCACGGTGGCGCTGGTCTTCGTGTACCGGTCGTTCTACTGCATGCGCATCCCCGAAGACAAATAA
- a CDS encoding glycosyltransferase family 39 protein yields the protein MSISNHPLTRWAHGWAGILLAAMALLFLRTAYLIWVCPYDLVPDEAQYWDWSRRLDWSYYSKGPAVAWLIAASVHLFGITEWAVRLPAALASFAASLLLARFAWSASGGNLRAGWFAFLLFNLIPVFQGTAQFMTTDGLYYVCWITAAFAGWQISKKPTASAAGFFLLGALIGLGMLCKYTMLLALPGILIYLFRHGVYSRTQRGAALLAVLAGVVLFSLPITIWNAQRDWPTLAHLIGATRLPGGDAPAHTGWPYNPLWTLSYLIYPFAILAPPASFLLFQALREAFKPQHRQTEFRNISSYSLHTAIPVLVFYLLISSRTDVKLNWPAAGFTIFLVPLACFLATQPRPDALTRKLWHWTAGIGLVSLFFIALGKYPIAAVNGLQLPGYTIDTRPILKRITGFKEIAASVERAAGELARDTGKEPFYIASTYGQAALLAFYGKGHPRVCSADSYMGGRESSYDYFPDTDLGNPQLLGRPAILLGNERWVWEKALYFQLIERSRFYGRVFFAYEYRGPWREPHTK from the coding sequence ATGTCGATTTCAAATCACCCTTTGACACGCTGGGCTCATGGATGGGCGGGTATTCTGCTCGCCGCCATGGCCCTTTTGTTTCTTCGCACGGCTTACCTGATCTGGGTCTGTCCTTACGACCTGGTCCCCGATGAGGCACAATACTGGGATTGGTCCCGGCGCCTCGATTGGTCCTACTACAGCAAGGGCCCGGCCGTCGCCTGGCTGATTGCCGCCAGCGTCCATCTCTTCGGTATCACCGAGTGGGCGGTGCGGCTTCCAGCCGCGCTGGCCTCCTTTGCCGCCAGTCTGTTATTGGCGCGCTTCGCCTGGTCCGCCTCAGGCGGCAACCTCCGGGCCGGCTGGTTTGCCTTCCTCCTGTTCAACCTGATCCCGGTCTTCCAGGGGACCGCCCAATTCATGACCACGGACGGGCTCTACTACGTCTGCTGGATCACGGCCGCCTTCGCAGGTTGGCAGATCTCGAAAAAGCCAACAGCCTCCGCCGCCGGGTTCTTCCTGCTCGGTGCGCTGATTGGACTGGGGATGCTGTGCAAATATACCATGCTGCTGGCATTGCCCGGCATCCTGATCTACCTGTTCCGCCATGGTGTGTACTCACGGACACAGCGGGGGGCCGCCCTGCTGGCCGTCCTCGCGGGAGTGGTCCTGTTCTCCCTTCCCATCACGATCTGGAACGCCCAACGGGACTGGCCCACCCTCGCCCATCTGATCGGCGCCACCCGCCTCCCGGGCGGCGATGCCCCGGCCCACACGGGGTGGCCCTACAATCCCCTCTGGACGCTCTCCTATTTGATCTATCCGTTCGCCATTCTGGCACCCCCGGCGTCCTTCCTGCTGTTCCAGGCCCTGCGCGAAGCTTTCAAACCGCAGCACCGGCAGACGGAATTCAGAAACATCAGCTCCTATTCCCTACACACGGCCATCCCTGTTCTGGTTTTCTACCTGCTGATTTCCTCACGCACCGATGTCAAACTCAACTGGCCGGCGGCCGGATTCACTATTTTCCTGGTTCCCCTGGCCTGTTTTCTGGCCACTCAGCCTAGGCCTGATGCCCTGACCCGCAAGCTCTGGCACTGGACCGCCGGAATCGGGCTCGTAAGTCTTTTCTTTATCGCACTAGGGAAATATCCCATCGCGGCCGTCAATGGGCTCCAGCTCCCCGGCTACACCATTGACACTCGACCGATACTGAAACGCATCACCGGCTTCAAGGAGATTGCCGCCAGTGTGGAACGCGCGGCCGGCGAACTGGCCCGGGACACCGGGAAGGAACCCTTCTATATTGCCTCAACCTATGGCCAGGCGGCCCTGCTGGCCTTTTATGGCAAGGGTCATCCCCGTGTGTGCAGTGCCGACAGCTATATGGGCGGGCGGGAATCCTCTTACGACTACTTCCCTGACACGGATCTCGGGAATCCGCAGCTGCTCGGCAGGCCGGCGATCCTGCTGGGGAATGAGCGCTGGGTATGGGAGAAGGCGCTTTATTTTCAACTCATTGAACGTTCCCGTTTTTACGGCCGGGTCTTTTTTGCCTACGAGTATCGCGGGCCCTGGCGCGAACCCCATACCAAATAG
- the bioD gene encoding dethiobiotin synthase — MNLQHGVFVTGTDTGVGKTFVAAGLLAAFRAAGRNVAPMKPVQTGCRLRKGKLMAPDLMASLKAGGMRVSAAEKVDMAPYCFQPACSPHLAARLAGQRISLNHIERAYLRLSRIYDGVIVEGAGGVLVPLNAKESMLDLMRHLQLPVLLVARAGLGTINQTLLSLRILNEARLSVLGVVLNQVSPGRWGQIEDDNRRTIERLGQVKVLACVRYER, encoded by the coding sequence ATGAATCTGCAACATGGTGTATTTGTAACCGGGACGGATACCGGGGTGGGAAAGACCTTTGTGGCGGCCGGACTGCTGGCGGCCTTCCGGGCGGCAGGCCGGAATGTGGCCCCCATGAAGCCCGTACAAACCGGATGTCGCCTGCGCAAGGGGAAGCTGATGGCTCCGGATTTAATGGCCTCTCTCAAAGCCGGTGGGATGCGTGTGTCTGCGGCTGAAAAAGTCGATATGGCCCCGTATTGTTTCCAGCCGGCGTGTTCTCCTCATCTGGCCGCCCGCCTGGCCGGTCAGCGGATCTCCCTGAATCACATTGAACGCGCCTATCTCCGGCTCAGCCGCATCTATGACGGGGTGATTGTGGAGGGGGCGGGCGGCGTGCTCGTGCCGTTGAATGCGAAGGAATCCATGCTCGACCTGATGCGGCACCTGCAGCTTCCGGTGCTCTTGGTGGCCCGGGCCGGACTGGGCACGATCAATCAGACCTTGCTCTCACTGCGGATTCTGAATGAAGCCAGACTCTCGGTGTTGGGCGTGGTGTTGAATCAGGTCAGCCCGGGGCGCTGGGGCCAGATCGAGGACGATAACCGGCGTACGATTGAGCGGCTGGGTCAGGTCAAGGTGTTGGCCTGTGTCCGGTATGAACGTTAA
- a CDS encoding LptF/LptG family permease has protein sequence MRIVSRYVRNSYLVTFVMTLLVLTFVMCVMVLFRIADAIAMGGSLYLIGKIFLAGLPSAVGFSIPFSVITAALLTFGKLSANGEITAMKSSGIRMLQIMRQPILFALLMSAVCLYLNASLIPESTHTRRDTLRQLGLESPLQLIEEGRPIRDFPGMTFYIGSKRDNKIEDIIIYQAKQKTSPAREIRARSGTVSSADDKKSILIDLYDVRIDPFYEDKPGAGTASHFPYSIDLSRMTGQDTSRKIKRKSDMTLDEIIETRGSLMQSYPEMDDAGLIKQDMALKVEFNKRLVMAISCFVFVLLGAPLATKTHRQETTIGIGISLGLIFTFYLFVIVAETLTKYPWTQPHFILWIPVVLATSLGMYLIKRCD, from the coding sequence TTGCGCATTGTTTCACGATACGTTCGGAATAGTTACCTGGTCACGTTTGTGATGACCCTGCTCGTGCTGACGTTTGTCATGTGCGTCATGGTCCTTTTCCGCATTGCCGATGCCATCGCCATGGGAGGCTCTCTTTATCTGATCGGCAAGATTTTCCTGGCCGGGCTGCCATCCGCTGTCGGCTTCTCCATCCCCTTCAGTGTCATTACCGCCGCGCTTCTGACGTTCGGCAAACTCTCCGCCAACGGCGAAATCACGGCCATGAAAAGCAGTGGCATCCGGATGCTCCAAATCATGCGGCAACCTATCCTCTTTGCCCTCCTGATGTCCGCTGTCTGCCTTTACCTCAATGCCTCCCTGATCCCCGAGAGCACCCATACGCGCCGGGATACCTTGCGCCAGTTAGGCCTGGAATCCCCCCTGCAACTGATTGAAGAAGGACGGCCCATCCGCGATTTTCCAGGGATGACCTTCTACATCGGCAGCAAGCGTGATAATAAGATCGAGGACATCATCATCTATCAGGCCAAACAGAAAACCTCGCCTGCCCGCGAGATCCGGGCACGATCCGGTACCGTTTCTTCCGCCGACGACAAGAAGAGCATCCTGATTGACCTGTATGATGTGCGGATCGATCCCTTTTACGAGGACAAGCCGGGAGCGGGTACCGCCAGCCACTTCCCCTATTCGATTGATCTGTCACGGATGACAGGACAGGATACTTCCAGAAAAATAAAGCGGAAAAGCGACATGACCCTGGACGAAATCATCGAGACCCGCGGCAGTCTCATGCAGTCCTATCCAGAAATGGATGACGCCGGCCTTATCAAGCAGGACATGGCGCTCAAGGTGGAATTCAACAAACGGCTGGTCATGGCCATCTCCTGTTTTGTCTTTGTCCTTTTGGGCGCCCCGCTCGCTACCAAAACCCATCGCCAGGAAACCACCATCGGCATCGGCATCAGCCTGGGCCTGATCTTCACCTTCTATCTCTTCGTGATTGTGGCCGAAACCCTGACCAAATACCCCTGGACCCAGCCCCACTTCATATTGTGGATACCGGTCGTCCTCGCGACCAGCCTGGGCATGTACCTCATCAAGCGCTGTGATTGA
- a CDS encoding MBL fold metallo-hydrolase produces the protein MSIMKVTFLGTGTSVGIPVIGCDCAVCRSPDLRNRRRRSSVYIEAAGFHVVIDTSLDFREQVLEYRVPRIDAVLITHSHADHIFGLDDIRRFNTLQGSSIPVYASTRTIADLKRIFSYVDQAVPEPGVYRPQIVFQEKKGRFQVGPVTVDALPVLHGRTETYGYRLEWEGRTVGYVPDCKEMPAETVAAFKGIDVMILDGLRHVDHPTHLTVASALSLLGKIGAKRSYLTHICHDLDHEETQETLPPGIFLACDGMTLAW, from the coding sequence ATGAGCATTATGAAGGTGACCTTTTTAGGAACAGGAACGTCGGTGGGGATCCCCGTGATCGGGTGTGACTGCGCGGTATGCCGTTCGCCTGACTTGCGCAACCGGCGCCGGCGCTCGAGTGTGTACATCGAGGCGGCGGGCTTTCATGTTGTCATTGATACCTCCCTGGATTTTCGGGAGCAGGTGCTCGAGTATCGCGTGCCACGGATCGATGCCGTGTTGATTACCCATTCCCATGCCGATCATATTTTCGGGTTGGATGATATCCGCAGGTTTAACACGCTTCAGGGGAGCAGCATTCCCGTGTATGCGTCAACCAGGACGATTGCCGATCTCAAGCGGATTTTCTCCTATGTCGATCAGGCCGTTCCCGAGCCCGGTGTGTACCGGCCGCAGATTGTGTTTCAGGAGAAAAAGGGACGGTTTCAAGTGGGGCCCGTGACGGTGGATGCCTTGCCCGTGCTCCATGGCCGGACCGAGACCTATGGCTATCGACTGGAGTGGGAGGGGCGGACAGTCGGATATGTCCCTGACTGCAAGGAAATGCCCGCCGAGACGGTGGCGGCGTTCAAAGGCATCGATGTCATGATTCTGGACGGGTTGCGGCATGTCGACCATCCGACCCATCTGACCGTGGCGTCGGCGCTCAGTTTGTTGGGCAAGATCGGCGCGAAACGCTCCTATCTCACTCACATTTGCCATGACCTGGATCATGAAGAAACGCAGGAAACGCTACCGCCGGGCATCTTCCTGGCCTGTGACGGCATGACGCTGGCCTGGTAA
- a CDS encoding phosphatase PAP2 family protein, translating to MIESSPSHYRRLWLPDLAWILLLAVAATVPFLTPALDLRITSWFYNPAFTHPWPFEFNGFIKFLYTFGTWPGLVTALIGLGILVIARYRPSLMKWRRQAAFLFLTLVIGPGFLVNTVFKDHWGRPRPKMISEFGGRMDYQCFHEKGVGGRGKSFPCGHSSMGYYFVVVYFLARRRKKIIRLSLLAGAMVYGTLIGIARMAAGAHFASDVVWSALFPCLAAWILYYFVLKIPFHEDHPDTLPLTSRWRTKWLLWLAPPLAGGAIAAVLLGTPAFLEIAYNEPIPPGNLPMIELVVATPGQPFPDYCLVEQKPAMAHPDRIIITGEVQGFGWPWSRIRHSASWSQTNGTPVLRFSCIPKGGFSELAGHLTLEIPPGTKVVRIQP from the coding sequence GTGATTGAGTCTTCCCCATCTCACTACCGCCGACTCTGGCTCCCCGATCTGGCGTGGATCCTCCTGTTAGCCGTTGCCGCGACCGTTCCTTTTCTCACGCCTGCACTGGATCTCAGGATCACCTCCTGGTTTTATAACCCCGCGTTCACCCACCCCTGGCCGTTTGAGTTTAACGGATTCATCAAATTCCTTTACACCTTTGGCACTTGGCCTGGCCTGGTCACCGCGCTGATAGGACTGGGGATTCTCGTCATAGCCCGGTATCGCCCCTCCCTGATGAAATGGCGCCGCCAGGCGGCATTCCTTTTTCTCACGCTGGTCATCGGCCCCGGTTTTCTGGTCAACACGGTTTTTAAAGATCATTGGGGGCGGCCCCGGCCGAAAATGATCAGCGAGTTCGGGGGGCGGATGGACTACCAGTGCTTTCATGAGAAGGGCGTGGGGGGACGCGGTAAATCGTTCCCATGTGGGCACAGCTCCATGGGGTATTACTTTGTGGTGGTTTATTTCCTGGCACGGCGCCGTAAAAAAATCATTCGATTATCGCTTCTGGCCGGCGCCATGGTCTATGGGACGCTGATTGGAATCGCCCGCATGGCGGCAGGTGCCCACTTCGCATCCGATGTCGTCTGGTCCGCCCTCTTCCCCTGTCTGGCCGCCTGGATCCTCTACTATTTTGTCCTGAAAATCCCTTTCCATGAAGACCATCCGGACACCCTGCCCTTGACCTCACGGTGGCGAACCAAATGGCTGCTCTGGTTGGCGCCGCCCCTGGCAGGGGGTGCCATTGCCGCCGTTCTTCTCGGCACTCCCGCTTTTTTGGAAATTGCCTATAATGAACCGATTCCCCCGGGAAACCTGCCGATGATTGAACTGGTGGTCGCCACTCCGGGACAGCCCTTTCCGGATTATTGCCTGGTTGAACAAAAGCCCGCCATGGCCCATCCAGACCGCATCATCATCACAGGTGAGGTACAGGGCTTTGGCTGGCCTTGGAGCCGGATCCGGCATAGTGCCAGTTGGAGCCAAACGAATGGAACACCGGTGTTACGGTTCAGCTGCATTCCCAAAGGCGGGTTCTCGGAACTGGCCGGCCACCTCACCCTCGAGATCCCCCCCGGCACAAAAGTGGTTCGCATCCAGCCTTAA
- a CDS encoding MBL fold metallo-hydrolase, with translation MRVCVLGSGSGGNCTYVASGSTAILIDAGLSGRATGLRLAECGTSVESIHAICVTHEHSDHTSGLAVLHRGGKVQLFANHATIEGIEARVGAGKKLLWNVFSTGANFKIGDLSIDPFSVPHDAYDPVGFIVRCDETRVGVVTDMGMVTGLIRERLRACNVLVVESNHDEQMLKDADRPWHLKQRISGRQGHLSNQHAAELLTEIAGPHLKAVFLAHLSSECNSPELALQTVTAALKEKGHSHVRVVVAPSDRVSELWEE, from the coding sequence ATGAGAGTATGTGTACTGGGAAGCGGAAGTGGCGGAAATTGCACTTATGTGGCATCCGGATCAACGGCCATTTTAATTGATGCCGGATTGAGCGGGCGCGCCACCGGGTTGCGTCTGGCTGAATGTGGAACCTCCGTGGAGTCCATTCATGCCATCTGTGTGACTCATGAACATAGCGATCACACCTCAGGTCTGGCGGTGTTGCATCGTGGCGGAAAGGTCCAGCTATTCGCCAACCACGCCACGATTGAAGGGATCGAGGCCCGGGTCGGGGCTGGCAAAAAATTGCTTTGGAATGTTTTTTCAACAGGCGCCAATTTTAAAATTGGGGACCTCTCGATTGATCCCTTCTCGGTCCCTCACGATGCCTATGATCCGGTGGGCTTTATCGTTCGCTGTGACGAAACCCGCGTGGGGGTGGTCACCGACATGGGCATGGTCACCGGCTTGATTCGGGAGCGGCTGCGGGCGTGTAATGTGCTCGTGGTGGAGTCCAATCACGACGAGCAGATGCTGAAGGATGCGGATCGTCCCTGGCATCTCAAACAACGGATTAGCGGGCGGCAGGGTCATCTCTCCAACCAGCATGCGGCCGAATTGCTGACGGAAATCGCAGGGCCTCATCTTAAAGCCGTGTTTCTCGCCCACCTGAGTTCGGAATGTAATTCACCTGAACTCGCCTTGCAAACGGTTACGGCCGCATTGAAGGAAAAGGGGCATTCCCACGTTCGCGTGGTGGTGGCACCTTCTGATCGGGTGAGCGAGCTGTGGGAGGAATGA